The genomic region TAATGTAATATAAACTTGACAATATGAGCAGTATATTTTACAATTATGATGTAAATAAATTTTAGATGGGGATGAAAATGACTAAATCAACAATGCAATTAAAAATTTCCAACCGGTTACACGTTATTCGAGCGGAACATAAAATTACCCAAGAGCAATTGGCTAGAGAGATAGGAGTTACGCGAGCAACAATTGTTGCTATTGAAGGAGGTGGATATAATCCATCTTTAGAACTCGCTTTTCGTATAGCGAGGTATTTTAACACAGATATTAATAATATTTTTTCGGTTGAGGAGGAAGTAGGGTGAAAAAAATTGATACAGTTTTACTAAAAATTTTTTTATATGAGGTACCAATACTAATGCTCTATTTTATTTCTCTTTTTATTTTTGGTTTGGAAAAAGCGGCTCAATCCAATGTTTATGCAAAGGTTTGGTATGATTTTGGCGGATTGATTGTTTTTGGTTCCTGGATGGTTATTTCTCTTTTCTTAAGTGTTAGGCTGATGATATCGGCAG from Veillonellales bacterium harbors:
- a CDS encoding helix-turn-helix transcriptional regulator; this encodes MQLKISNRLHVIRAEHKITQEQLAREIGVTRATIVAIEGGGYNPSLELAFRIARYFNTDINNIFSVEEEVG